The Arabidopsis thaliana chromosome 5, partial sequence genomic interval tttttctttgtctcgaTCGCAAGTTTTTAAGACCTGTTGTGTTCTTGATTAAAGAAGATACGAGGGTCAACTAAAGATGCAACAGAAACCGTCCGTTTGTTTGACTTTTATCACTGTTGCATCCAGATTCCGCCACGTGGATTACTTCAAACCCGTTCGATTGATCAAGCGCGTGAAGACTTGAGTAAGGGTAGTTTCGGAAATACACtttagaagtttttttttttttcctttttcctgaGAACGATCGAATCGAAGACGGAGTGTGCAAAAGCCAAAGCTTTGATCTTTCATTAATTCTTCTCAAGATCTTCAGAGTCTGTAAGTATTTTTGGaatcttatttttcttgtttctcaatcgatgtaaaataaaattcagttGTTGATGATTTTACCATGTTTCGGGAGCTTGTGTTGATCTAGTTCTTCGCTCTCACTAGGCTAATTTTGATCTTCCTGATGTGCACAATGTGAATGGGTCTTAGGTATTAGTGATTTATCGGCTTTTTATTTGATCCATTATCTATCCAAAGATctaattttttctgttttgctgAAGTTGTAAATTGGAACCCTTTTGTGAATTGTGTggtttttttagtttggtaTTGCATAGTGGTTTCTCTGAAACTGTGAATTAGATCTGAGAATGGAGTCTTGTGATCTCCAATTACTTGTGTGATGCTTTTGTTATGCTTACTCAAATTATGATAAGGAAGCAAAGTTATGTTGATGCTGATGATAATAAGctcttctcttatttttgGTTCATGTGAAAGACAAGGGAAGAtcaaagtaattaaataagCTGAAGTAAGAGGAAGTGATGTTTTCTCTTATGTCTGGACTATGGAGTTACATGTTTAGCAAGACTGAGTTTAATGTGCTTATTCTTGGTATCGACAAAGCTGGGAAGACGGTAatgctttctttttaatcttttctgTTACACGAATCTGAAATGTTGAGGATACACCTCTCATGTACTTGCCCTTACTTCAATGTCGTAGACATTTTTGGAGAAACTGAAGACGATATACTCAATCTCGGAAGGTCTTCCTCATGATCGAATTGTTCCTACTGTGGGGCTTAATATTGGTCGCATTGAAGTCTCCAATGCTAAAATTGTGTTCTGGGATCTGGGAGGTCAGGTGAGTTAGAGATGCCTTAGCTCATATCAttgatctctcttctttgtacCTAATTATGTGTTCCTACAAGTCACCTATACCACCAAAGAGAATATGCTTGTAAGTTGATATGAGAAATATAGGATACAAGGAAGATCCCTTTGAACTCCTTCCCTCTCTAAGTTTATGCGTGAGCCTTTTTTGCTTTATAGATTGTTTCGTCCTGTTGAAAACTACTATCGgttgttttgatttacaaACCCTAATTGTGAACAAGGATCAGTCTTTCTAATCAAATAACTGTGGCTTTTCCCCTTTATGGCAGCCTGGTTTGCGGTCTATTTGGGAGAAATACTATGAAGAAGCACACGCGTTGATATATTTGATTGATGCAGCTTGCCCAACCCGCTTTGAAGATTCTAAATCTGCTTTAGGTAAGTCTCCGAACACAAGTTGACTCCAAACAGCATTATGAAGCTAAAgctaaaatataaattgtctTCACCAGAAAAAGCCCTGCGGCATGAGGATTTGCAAGGAGCCCCTCTTTTAATATTGGCAAACAAGCAAGTAGGAATTTGTATTGCGTCATTTGTTTCACTTAAATTCTTCAAATATATGTTGTTACTGATAGTCTTTGAATCTGTAACCAATGAGCAGGACCTCACAAATGCTGTATCGGCTGAGGAACTGGACCGATACCTTGATTTAAAGAAATTGGATGAAAGAGTGTACATGTTTGAAGCAGTTTCTGGATATGATGGGTAAGTAAATCTAACGTAAGCTACACACAGGATCCTTA includes:
- the GB1 gene encoding GTP-binding protein 1 (GTP-binding protein 1 (GB1); FUNCTIONS IN: GTP binding; INVOLVED IN: small GTPase mediated signal transduction; LOCATED IN: endomembrane system, intracellular; EXPRESSED IN: 24 plant structures; EXPRESSED DURING: 14 growth stages; CONTAINS InterPro DOMAIN/s: ADP-ribosylation factor (InterPro:IPR006688), Small GTP-binding protein (InterPro:IPR005225), ARF/SAR superfamily (InterPro:IPR006689); BEST Arabidopsis thaliana protein match is: ADP-ribosylation factor A1F (TAIR:AT1G10630.1); Has 10306 Blast hits to 10286 proteins in 478 species: Archae - 29; Bacteria - 165; Metazoa - 4931; Fungi - 1428; Plants - 1618; Viruses - 0; Other Eukaryotes - 2135 (source: NCBI BLink).), yielding MFSLMSGLWSYMFSKTEFNVLILGIDKAGKTTFLEKLKTIYSISEGLPHDRIVPTVGLNIGRIEVSNAKIVFWDLGGQPGLRSIWEKYYEEAHALIYLIDAACPTRFEDSKSALEKALRHEDLQGAPLLILANKQDLTNAVSAEELDRYLDLKKLDERVYMFEAVSGYDGRGIKESIEWLVGVMEKSKRTESLRARAGYTPVPNS